The following are encoded in a window of Amycolatopsis solani genomic DNA:
- a CDS encoding SMC family ATPase, with protein MRPVLLEMTGFASFREKTEVSFADTDYFALVGPTGAGKSTVIDALTFALYGSVARWDHEGLVAPALAPTANRATVRLVFDAGGMRYHVVREVRRSGGKKPTVSVKNVRLERLIDPTALGGPEDDADPVAADSEVTPAIERLLGLTFKHFCTCVALPQGDFAEFLHAKAADRQKILIKLLGLEVYERIGRRAGVTAEQQKQRAAVLTEQLGSYADATDEAVEALAARMTALAELDERVTAALPGLNDATRAHDEARQCVAVLTKELAVLDALERPDGVEDLETRRQAAADAVTAARAGLETTEAADEAARAALAAAPDRSALERIRAARTELAEAEKALPGLEEAAKAATAAKTAASAAVTEAVAAVDVARKTRDTTARAAEDAAARADVSRRERDRLSGLRPPADLGDLSAEAARVAKRTSAAETRLRTAEAADAEARAALAAQPDVAPLAAARSDARTLYAVAEAQRKAAPEQAARRKELDAARAAFARADAEVTAAKAAVTDAERAGQALGLRAGLAVGHPCPVCEQEVATLPDAGGHAHLAEARERLETAEAARAAAESVLRKLERAVDRDADSAASAAAQAEELRVVLAEVAGPPESVVLRREVEATFSEQDYADLVTAVRERGEWLSATIEARTRVAEAANAADRELAAARADNAAARREAEGVEKSFAAAKEALRAARDPLVGLGAPAVDTGDVPAGWRLLTSWAASAVEERRTALAALEAAAEAAGKEAVVAADDLASAERTADQRRKQAGEAALAEQSASTALTTTRRRQGELGSVLAGAPSADVVTEQLAKVSELEQAAKQADADLRAARAAAKQAGEAQARVAEQVAAERQRLSRARDPLVGLGAPPIDGESLLGAWTALTDWAAGQAGEHRDRLAAARAAEGEAAEALQAAERAVTGDIAALEVALPEGSVRDRAPVALATARARAEADHTEMKRRVAHVAGLQADIAAAEAEAQVARLLADLLRSDKFPRWLIAGALDTLVAEASASLLELSGGQFELTHDKGDFLVVDHNEADARRPVKTLSGGETFQASLSLALALSSQLGAMAAEGATRLESIFLDEGFGTLDEATLDVVASTLENLAATGSRMVGVITHVPALAERVPVRFLVTRDGSGSHIGREGA; from the coding sequence ATGCGGCCAGTGCTGCTGGAGATGACCGGGTTCGCGTCCTTCCGCGAGAAGACCGAAGTCAGCTTCGCGGACACCGACTACTTCGCGCTCGTCGGGCCGACCGGCGCGGGCAAGAGCACCGTGATCGACGCGCTCACCTTCGCCCTCTACGGCTCCGTCGCCCGCTGGGACCACGAAGGGCTCGTCGCGCCCGCGCTGGCCCCGACGGCGAACCGCGCCACCGTGCGGCTGGTGTTCGACGCCGGCGGCATGCGCTACCACGTGGTGCGGGAAGTCCGGCGCAGCGGCGGGAAGAAACCCACGGTCAGCGTAAAGAACGTCCGACTGGAGCGGCTGATCGACCCGACCGCGCTGGGCGGCCCGGAGGACGACGCCGACCCGGTCGCCGCGGACTCCGAAGTCACCCCGGCGATCGAGCGCCTGCTCGGGTTGACGTTCAAGCACTTCTGCACCTGCGTGGCGCTGCCGCAGGGCGACTTCGCGGAGTTCCTGCACGCCAAGGCCGCCGACCGGCAGAAGATCCTCATCAAGCTGCTGGGCCTGGAGGTCTACGAGCGGATCGGGCGGCGCGCCGGAGTCACCGCCGAGCAGCAGAAGCAGCGGGCCGCCGTCCTGACCGAACAGCTGGGCAGCTACGCCGACGCCACGGACGAAGCCGTCGAAGCGCTCGCCGCGCGGATGACCGCCCTGGCCGAGCTGGACGAGCGCGTGACCGCGGCCCTGCCGGGGCTCAACGACGCGACCCGCGCGCACGACGAAGCCCGGCAATGCGTCGCCGTGCTGACGAAGGAACTCGCCGTCCTCGACGCGCTGGAACGCCCGGACGGCGTCGAAGACCTCGAAACCCGGCGCCAGGCCGCGGCGGACGCCGTGACGGCCGCGCGGGCCGGGCTGGAAACCACCGAAGCGGCGGACGAAGCGGCCCGTGCCGCGCTGGCCGCCGCGCCGGACCGGAGCGCGCTGGAGCGGATCCGGGCCGCGCGCACGGAGCTCGCCGAAGCCGAGAAGGCGCTTCCGGGCCTGGAAGAAGCGGCGAAAGCGGCGACGGCGGCGAAGACGGCCGCGTCGGCGGCGGTCACCGAAGCCGTGGCCGCGGTCGACGTGGCCCGCAAGACCCGGGACACCACCGCGCGGGCCGCCGAGGACGCCGCCGCGCGCGCGGACGTGTCCCGCCGGGAACGCGACCGGCTGAGCGGGCTGCGGCCGCCCGCGGATCTCGGGGACCTGTCGGCGGAGGCGGCGCGGGTGGCGAAGCGCACGTCCGCCGCCGAAACCCGCCTGCGTACCGCCGAGGCCGCCGACGCCGAAGCCCGCGCGGCGCTGGCCGCGCAGCCCGACGTCGCCCCGCTCGCCGCCGCGCGCTCCGACGCCCGGACGCTCTACGCGGTCGCCGAAGCCCAGCGGAAAGCGGCGCCCGAGCAGGCCGCGCGCCGGAAAGAACTCGATGCGGCGCGGGCCGCCTTCGCCCGTGCTGACGCTGAAGTCACCGCGGCGAAGGCGGCGGTGACCGACGCCGAACGGGCCGGGCAGGCGCTGGGCCTGCGGGCCGGGCTCGCCGTCGGGCACCCGTGCCCGGTGTGCGAGCAGGAAGTCGCGACGCTGCCCGACGCCGGCGGGCACGCCCACCTCGCGGAGGCACGGGAGCGTCTCGAAACGGCCGAAGCCGCTCGCGCCGCCGCGGAGTCCGTGCTGCGCAAGCTGGAACGGGCCGTGGACCGTGACGCTGACTCGGCCGCGTCGGCGGCCGCGCAGGCGGAAGAACTGCGCGTGGTCCTGGCGGAAGTGGCCGGACCACCGGAGTCGGTGGTCCTGCGCCGCGAGGTCGAAGCGACGTTTTCCGAGCAGGACTACGCGGATCTCGTCACGGCCGTGCGCGAGCGAGGCGAGTGGCTGTCGGCGACGATCGAGGCCCGCACGCGCGTCGCCGAGGCCGCGAACGCCGCCGACCGGGAACTGGCGGCGGCCCGCGCCGACAACGCGGCCGCGCGGCGCGAGGCCGAAGGCGTCGAGAAGTCCTTCGCCGCGGCCAAGGAAGCCCTGCGGGCGGCCCGCGATCCCCTGGTGGGGCTGGGCGCGCCCGCCGTCGACACCGGCGACGTCCCGGCGGGCTGGCGGCTGCTGACGTCGTGGGCGGCGTCGGCGGTCGAGGAGCGGCGGACCGCGCTGGCCGCACTCGAAGCGGCCGCCGAAGCCGCGGGCAAGGAAGCCGTCGTCGCGGCGGACGACCTCGCCTCCGCCGAGCGGACCGCGGACCAACGGCGGAAGCAGGCGGGCGAAGCGGCGCTGGCCGAACAGTCGGCGAGCACCGCGCTGACGACCACCCGGCGCCGGCAGGGCGAACTCGGCTCGGTGCTGGCGGGAGCGCCCTCCGCCGACGTGGTCACCGAGCAGCTCGCGAAGGTGTCCGAACTGGAACAGGCCGCGAAGCAGGCCGACGCGGACCTGCGCGCCGCCCGCGCGGCCGCGAAACAAGCGGGGGAAGCTCAGGCCCGCGTCGCCGAACAGGTCGCCGCCGAACGGCAGCGGTTGTCCCGCGCCCGCGATCCCCTGGTGGGTCTCGGTGCCCCGCCGATCGACGGCGAAAGCCTCCTCGGTGCCTGGACCGCGCTCACGGACTGGGCGGCCGGGCAGGCGGGCGAGCACCGCGACCGGCTGGCCGCCGCCCGCGCCGCCGAGGGCGAAGCCGCCGAAGCGTTGCAGGCGGCCGAACGCGCGGTCACCGGCGACATCGCCGCGCTCGAAGTCGCGCTGCCGGAAGGATCGGTCCGGGACCGGGCGCCGGTGGCCCTCGCGACCGCGCGGGCCCGCGCCGAAGCCGACCACACGGAGATGAAGCGGCGCGTGGCGCACGTGGCGGGCCTGCAGGCCGACATCGCGGCCGCGGAAGCGGAGGCGCAGGTCGCGCGGCTGCTCGCGGATCTGCTGCGCTCGGACAAGTTCCCGCGCTGGCTGATCGCCGGGGCGCTGGACACGCTGGTCGCCGAGGCGTCGGCGTCGCTGCTCGAACTCTCCGGCGGCCAGTTCGAGCTCACCCACGACAAGGGCGACTTCCTGGTGGTGGACCACAACGAGGCCGACGCCCGGCGCCCGGTCAAGACGCTGTCCGGCGGCGAGACGTTCCAGGCGTCGCTTTCGCTGGCGCTGGCGTTGTCGTCCCAGCTCGGCGCGATGGCCGCGGAAGGCGCGACCCGGCTCGAGTCCATCTTCCTCGACGAAGGCTTCGGGACGCTGGACGAAGCGACCCTCGACGTCGTGGCGTCCACGCTGGAGAACCTCGCCGCCACCGGCTCCCGGATGGTCGGGGTGATCACGCACGTGCCCGCGCTGGCCGAGCGCGTCCCGGTGCGGTTCCTGGTCACCCGCGACGGCTCCGGCTCGCACATCGGCAGGGAGGGCGCATGA
- a CDS encoding exonuclease SbcCD subunit D gives MKFLHTSDWHVGKTLKGRNRLDEQRAVLGEIVRIARNEEFDAVLVAGDLYETSAPSAAAQELVVQALMALRDTGAEVLAIAGNHDHAATFEAYRPLLRKAGIHLTGNPRPAADGGVVSFDTRSTGERVNVAVLPFLSQRYAVRAAELLTGTPADNVGEYDQRVRDILEHLKEGFTPGAVNLVMAHLTVTGGAMGGGERAAQSIFEYHVPATAFGADPHYVALGHLHRRQSLPAACPVHYSGSPFAVDFGEQDNKSVVLSVEVSPTTPAKITDVPLTSGRRLRTVHGTVAELTGRAEEFGEDYLRVYVREATRAGLREEIQEALPHALEIRIDPEFAAPVTTSGGDRAIADRSPGELFASYCEERTVDDKRVQSLFARLHDEETSGV, from the coding sequence GTGAAGTTCCTGCACACCTCCGATTGGCACGTCGGCAAGACGCTCAAGGGCCGCAACCGGCTCGACGAACAGCGCGCGGTGCTCGGCGAAATCGTCCGGATCGCGCGGAACGAGGAGTTCGACGCGGTCCTCGTCGCGGGCGACCTGTACGAGACGTCGGCGCCCTCGGCCGCCGCGCAGGAGCTCGTGGTGCAGGCGCTGATGGCGCTGCGCGACACCGGCGCCGAGGTGCTGGCCATCGCCGGGAACCACGACCACGCCGCGACGTTCGAGGCCTACCGGCCGCTGCTGCGCAAGGCGGGCATCCACCTCACCGGGAACCCGCGCCCGGCCGCCGACGGCGGGGTCGTGTCGTTCGACACGCGGTCGACCGGCGAACGCGTCAACGTCGCCGTGCTGCCGTTCCTTTCCCAGCGCTACGCGGTCCGCGCCGCCGAGCTGCTCACCGGGACCCCGGCGGACAACGTCGGCGAGTACGACCAGCGCGTGCGCGACATCCTGGAGCACCTCAAGGAAGGCTTCACCCCCGGCGCGGTGAACCTCGTCATGGCGCACCTGACGGTGACCGGCGGGGCGATGGGCGGCGGGGAACGCGCGGCCCAGTCCATCTTCGAGTACCACGTGCCGGCCACGGCGTTCGGCGCCGACCCGCACTACGTCGCCCTCGGCCACCTGCACCGGCGCCAGTCGCTGCCCGCCGCGTGCCCGGTGCACTACAGCGGTTCGCCGTTCGCCGTGGACTTCGGCGAGCAGGACAACAAGAGCGTCGTGCTCTCCGTCGAGGTTTCGCCGACGACGCCGGCGAAGATCACGGACGTCCCGCTGACCTCGGGGCGGCGGCTGCGGACCGTCCACGGCACGGTGGCGGAACTGACCGGCCGGGCTGAAGAGTTCGGCGAGGACTACCTGCGCGTCTACGTCCGCGAAGCGACCAGGGCCGGGCTGCGCGAGGAGATCCAGGAAGCCCTGCCGCACGCGCTGGAAATCCGCATCGACCCGGAGTTCGCCGCGCCGGTGACGACGTCGGGCGGCGACCGCGCGATCGCGGACCGCTCACCGGGAGAGCTGTTCGCGTCCTACTGCGAGGAGCGGACCGTCGACGACAAGCGCGTCCAGTCGCTCTTCGCGCGGCTGCACGACGAAGAGACGAGCGGGGTGTGA
- a CDS encoding ATP-binding protein, with protein MDQETLTTVVGRVAGTEDSTPLQFCVAIDPDAYLQLDDVVVTRRDLPGLGQVTSYGVVTQVSARHEGASFGSDVFLISDGVLPAQVQEIAEIATTRVEPECYVPPKPGAVVQRAVGEDRAQALYFDNMTRQVAVGLGRDGEPVYLNMDFLDGTRGAHVSISGVSGVATKTSFALFLLHSIFRGGALPNAHNAKALVFSVKGEDLLFLDTPNVHLDEKLKAEYAKLGLPAEPFASVGFYAPPTPSDTTGKPYVTGRTSGVGAFWWTIAEFCAKDLLPYVFADAEDERNQYTMVIHQVANRLRLDSTPAGKDGAANVDGVLCRTYAELVDVICDRVTDEETRASWAGAVTGAGTVNAFIRRLRSSQRALSGLIRGDLADHPARSLSTENQQVTVVDIHNLVERAQRFVVGVTLAAETARKEAAGPGGLLFTMLDELNKYAPREGSSPIKEVLLDIAERGRSLGVILIGAQQTASEVERRIVSNSSVRIVGRLDAAEASRPEYGFLPQSQRVRATLATPGTMFVSQPEIPVPIAVGFPFPAWATRLSEAGQVPVKTAAARKADPFAGLPSGSADPFGDDPPPF; from the coding sequence GTGGACCAGGAGACGCTCACCACCGTGGTCGGACGGGTGGCAGGCACCGAGGACTCGACGCCGCTGCAGTTCTGCGTGGCCATCGATCCCGACGCCTATCTGCAGCTCGACGACGTCGTCGTGACCCGGCGGGATCTGCCGGGGCTCGGGCAAGTCACCTCTTACGGCGTGGTCACGCAGGTGAGCGCGCGGCACGAAGGCGCCAGCTTCGGCAGCGACGTCTTCCTGATCTCCGACGGCGTCCTGCCCGCGCAGGTGCAGGAGATCGCCGAGATCGCCACCACCCGCGTCGAACCCGAGTGCTACGTGCCGCCCAAGCCGGGGGCCGTCGTCCAGCGCGCCGTGGGAGAAGATCGCGCGCAGGCGCTGTACTTCGACAACATGACCCGCCAGGTGGCGGTCGGCCTCGGCCGGGACGGCGAACCCGTCTACCTCAACATGGACTTCCTCGACGGCACGCGGGGCGCGCACGTCAGCATCAGCGGGGTCTCGGGCGTGGCCACCAAGACGTCGTTCGCGTTGTTCCTGCTGCACTCGATCTTCCGCGGCGGGGCCCTGCCCAACGCCCACAACGCCAAGGCCCTCGTCTTCTCCGTGAAGGGCGAGGACCTGCTGTTCCTCGACACCCCGAACGTCCACCTCGACGAGAAGCTCAAGGCCGAGTACGCCAAGCTCGGCCTGCCCGCGGAGCCGTTCGCCTCCGTCGGGTTCTACGCGCCGCCGACGCCGTCGGACACCACGGGGAAGCCTTACGTCACCGGGCGGACGTCCGGGGTCGGTGCGTTCTGGTGGACCATCGCGGAGTTCTGCGCGAAGGACCTGCTGCCCTACGTCTTCGCCGACGCCGAGGACGAGCGCAACCAGTACACGATGGTCATCCACCAGGTCGCGAACCGGTTGCGCCTCGACAGCACCCCGGCGGGCAAGGACGGCGCCGCCAACGTCGACGGCGTGCTGTGCCGCACCTACGCCGAACTCGTCGACGTCATCTGCGACCGGGTCACCGACGAGGAAACCCGCGCGAGCTGGGCGGGCGCGGTCACCGGCGCGGGCACGGTCAACGCGTTCATCCGCCGCCTGCGCTCCAGCCAGCGCGCCCTGTCCGGCCTCATCCGCGGCGACCTCGCCGACCACCCCGCGCGCTCGTTGTCCACGGAGAACCAGCAGGTGACCGTGGTGGACATCCACAACCTCGTCGAGCGCGCGCAGCGGTTCGTCGTCGGTGTGACGCTGGCGGCGGAGACCGCGCGCAAGGAAGCCGCCGGCCCGGGCGGGTTGCTGTTCACCATGCTGGACGAGCTCAACAAGTACGCGCCGCGGGAAGGCAGCAGCCCCATCAAGGAGGTGCTGCTCGACATCGCCGAGCGCGGCCGGTCCCTCGGCGTCATCCTGATCGGCGCGCAGCAGACCGCCAGCGAGGTCGAACGGCGGATCGTCAGCAACAGCTCGGTGCGGATCGTCGGGCGCCTCGACGCCGCCGAGGCGTCGCGGCCCGAGTACGGCTTCCTGCCGCAGAGCCAGCGGGTCCGCGCGACGCTCGCCACGCCGGGCACGATGTTCGTGAGCCAGCCGGAGATCCCGGTGCCGATCGCCGTCGGCTTCCCGTTCCCGGCCTGGGCCACGCGGCTTTCCGAGGCCGGCCAGGTGCCGGTGAAGACGGCGGCGGCACGGAAAGCCGATCCCTTCGCCGGCCTGCCGTCGGGGAGCGCCGACCCGTTCGGTGACGACCCGCCTCCCTTCTGA
- a CDS encoding HU family DNA-binding protein, translating to MTNKAQLIEALSERLGDKKVASQAVDGLVDIIIRTVNKGEKVNITGFGVFEKRARAARTARNPRTGEAVRVKKTNVPAFRAGTTFKDVISGTKKLPKATPVKRATTAATTTRATTAKAAAPAKATTTRATSTRAAAAKPATTRATTTRTRATAAKPAAKATATKAAPKTAAKTTAAKATTAKATTTRAKAAAKPAATKTAAAKKPAAAKAPAKRTSAAKKK from the coding sequence ATGACGAACAAGGCCCAGCTGATCGAGGCGCTGTCGGAGCGCCTGGGCGACAAGAAGGTGGCTTCGCAGGCCGTTGACGGTCTGGTGGACATCATCATCCGGACGGTCAACAAGGGCGAGAAGGTCAACATCACCGGCTTCGGTGTGTTCGAGAAGCGCGCCCGCGCCGCCCGTACCGCGCGCAACCCGCGTACCGGCGAGGCCGTGCGCGTCAAGAAGACCAACGTGCCCGCCTTCCGCGCCGGCACCACCTTCAAGGACGTCATCTCCGGCACCAAGAAGCTGCCGAAGGCCACTCCGGTCAAGCGCGCCACCACGGCGGCCACGACCACCCGCGCGACCACCGCCAAGGCGGCCGCCCCGGCCAAGGCCACGACCACGCGGGCCACCTCGACCCGTGCGGCCGCCGCCAAGCCGGCCACCACGCGCGCGACCACGACGCGGACCCGCGCCACCGCGGCGAAGCCGGCCGCCAAGGCCACCGCCACCAAGGCGGCCCCGAAGACCGCGGCGAAGACCACCGCGGCCAAGGCCACCACCGCGAAGGCGACCACGACCCGCGCCAAGGCCGCCGCCAAGCCGGCCGCCACCAAGACCGCCGCGGCCAAGAAGCCGGCCGCCGCCAAGGCCCCGGCCAAGCGCACTTCCGCCGCCAAGAAGAAGTAA
- a CDS encoding histone-like nucleoid-structuring protein Lsr2: MAQKVLVEILDDIDGSKAAQTVQFGLDGVTYEIDLSDDNAASLRDELARYVAAGRRIGGRKVRVATGQSTTTSTTDRERNQQIRAWANANGYEVSERGRLSSEVIAAYEQAQVEEAETPVAAPRKRAPRKKVAAAKK; this comes from the coding sequence GTGGCCCAGAAAGTCCTCGTCGAGATCCTGGACGACATCGACGGCAGCAAAGCCGCCCAGACCGTTCAGTTCGGCCTCGACGGCGTCACCTACGAAATCGACCTGTCGGACGACAACGCCGCCTCCCTGCGCGACGAACTGGCCCGCTACGTCGCGGCCGGCCGCCGCATCGGCGGTCGCAAGGTCCGCGTGGCCACCGGCCAGTCGACCACGACCAGCACGACCGACCGCGAGCGCAACCAGCAGATCCGCGCCTGGGCCAACGCGAACGGCTACGAGGTCTCCGAGCGCGGCCGCCTTTCGTCCGAGGTGATCGCGGCTTACGAGCAGGCCCAGGTCGAGGAGGCGGAAACCCCCGTGGCCGCCCCGCGCAAGCGTGCCCCGCGCAAGAAGGTCGCCGCCGCGAAGAAGTAA
- a CDS encoding iron-containing alcohol dehydrogenase family protein yields the protein MRLSVEPSGRTEYGPGVVAELPALVEQLGRTRVFVVTDRGLRATGIVGRVEKILAGAGIEYTVHEDVGPNPSTAELDRGAASLRTFGDAAVLALGGGSALDAAKGISLLAGNPPATAADADRLWDAADGLPLIAVPTTSGTGAETNGFGVTEDVRACRKVYIGHPSVKPRIAVLDPELTLALPAAITAASGLDALVHGIESLASRGSSPISAAYATQAITLVGRWLPVAFRDGSDLEARSHLMLGAHLAGHALTLSGLGLVHGIGHALTAHTGTPHGVALAAVLTEVMEFSAEAAGSAYESTAWALRVPPGAAIAAVREIAGGLGIRRPLRELGVARDRIPAIAADAVADAVTKNAPRLPLEAEVVSLLESVY from the coding sequence ATGCGCCTGTCCGTCGAACCGAGCGGCCGCACCGAGTACGGCCCCGGCGTCGTCGCCGAACTGCCCGCGCTCGTCGAGCAGCTGGGCCGCACCCGGGTGTTCGTGGTCACCGACCGCGGCCTGCGGGCGACCGGGATCGTCGGCCGGGTCGAGAAGATCCTCGCGGGGGCCGGGATCGAGTACACCGTCCACGAAGACGTCGGCCCGAACCCGTCGACGGCCGAACTGGACCGCGGCGCCGCCAGCCTGCGCACGTTCGGCGACGCGGCGGTGCTCGCGCTCGGCGGCGGTTCGGCACTGGACGCGGCGAAGGGGATTTCCCTGCTCGCGGGCAACCCACCGGCCACCGCGGCGGACGCCGACCGCCTGTGGGACGCCGCCGACGGCCTCCCGCTGATCGCCGTCCCGACGACTTCGGGCACGGGCGCGGAGACCAACGGCTTCGGCGTCACGGAGGACGTCCGCGCCTGCCGCAAGGTCTACATCGGACACCCGTCGGTGAAGCCGCGGATCGCCGTCCTCGACCCCGAGCTGACCCTGGCCCTCCCGGCGGCGATCACGGCCGCCTCGGGCCTGGACGCCCTGGTCCACGGCATCGAGTCACTGGCTTCGCGCGGCTCGAGCCCGATTTCGGCCGCGTACGCCACCCAGGCGATCACGCTGGTCGGCCGCTGGCTGCCGGTCGCGTTCCGGGACGGGAGCGACCTCGAGGCACGGTCTCACCTGATGCTGGGCGCCCACCTGGCGGGGCACGCGCTGACGCTGTCGGGACTCGGCCTGGTCCACGGCATCGGGCACGCGCTGACCGCCCACACCGGCACGCCGCACGGTGTCGCACTGGCGGCGGTGCTGACGGAGGTGATGGAGTTCAGCGCGGAGGCGGCCGGTTCCGCTTACGAGAGCACGGCGTGGGCGCTGCGGGTGCCGCCCGGGGCGGCGATCGCGGCAGTGCGGGAGATTGCGGGCGGGCTCGGGATTCGCCGCCCGCTGCGGGAGTTGGGGGTGGCGCGGGACAGGATCCCGGCGATCGCTGCGGACGCGGTCGCGGACGCTGTGACGAAGAACGCCCCGAGGCTGCCTCTTGAAGCCGAGGTCGTGTCGCTGCTGGAGTCGGTTTACTGA
- a CDS encoding NAD(P)-dependent oxidoreductase gives MKIGFIGLGNMGRPMARHLILAGYDVTVHDVRSDAALEHLGLGARWVDSPATCAEGVDVLITMLPTPRIVEDVLLRGGAAEALAPGALWIDMSTSTPAAARRVAEEVLDARGVRRLDAPVSGMARGAEAGTLQIFAGGAVEDFRAALPVFEVLGDPAKIQHVGAAGHGYTVKLMLNLLWFCHVVATSEVLAMGVKAGVDLGVLRSALLASPAASHFLEHDVLSVLVDGDYDDSFAMVLACKDLGLAVDLARDTGVPAELAALVEQIYRRAKASYGDLAGEMSPVRLYETWAGRDFRLPVPTVPAV, from the coding sequence ATGAAGATCGGTTTCATCGGCCTCGGCAACATGGGCCGTCCCATGGCGCGGCACCTGATCCTGGCGGGCTACGACGTCACCGTCCACGACGTCCGGTCCGACGCGGCGCTGGAGCACCTCGGCCTGGGTGCCCGTTGGGTGGACAGCCCCGCCACCTGCGCGGAAGGCGTGGACGTGCTCATCACGATGCTGCCCACCCCGCGGATCGTCGAGGACGTCCTCCTGCGCGGCGGCGCGGCGGAGGCGCTCGCCCCGGGCGCGCTGTGGATCGACATGTCCACTTCGACGCCGGCGGCGGCCCGGCGCGTCGCCGAGGAGGTGCTCGACGCGCGAGGTGTCCGCCGGCTCGACGCCCCGGTGAGCGGGATGGCCCGCGGCGCGGAAGCGGGGACGCTGCAGATCTTCGCGGGCGGTGCGGTCGAGGATTTCCGCGCGGCGCTGCCGGTGTTCGAGGTGCTCGGCGACCCGGCCAAGATCCAGCACGTCGGCGCGGCGGGGCACGGGTACACCGTCAAGCTGATGCTCAACCTGCTGTGGTTCTGCCACGTCGTCGCCACGTCCGAGGTCCTCGCGATGGGCGTCAAGGCGGGTGTCGACCTCGGTGTGCTGCGGTCGGCCCTGCTGGCCAGCCCCGCCGCGTCGCACTTCCTGGAGCACGACGTCCTGTCCGTGCTGGTGGACGGCGACTACGACGACTCCTTCGCCATGGTGCTGGCCTGCAAGGACCTCGGCCTCGCCGTCGACCTCGCGCGGGACACCGGCGTGCCGGCTGAGCTCGCCGCGCTGGTCGAGCAGATCTACCGCCGCGCGAAGGCGTCCTACGGAGACCTGGCCGGGGAGATGAGCCCGGTCCGGCTCTACGAAACCTGGGCGGGCCGCGACTTCCGCCTGCCCGTGCCCACCGTCCCGGCTGTTTGA
- a CDS encoding mandelate racemase/muconate lactonizing enzyme family protein has product MKITAITLDRLRLDLDPPLRAAWDPDPRRHFDATVVRVHTDEGVTGIGSGDTMAGFDAVEHLFLGEDPLDIVRHVKAIETANFHGGRFWPLEAALWDIIGKVAGLPVAALFGNSARALPAYASSAELKPPPERVETALHAREIGFRAMKIRIDRDRVDDGAAAVAAVRDALGPDFGIMVDLNQSWRMAGDTSAASDLAKTRKLVRRLAELDVLWVEEPLPYHDLAGFKTLRAENPGVRIAAGEMHHSVPELLRYLEEDVLDVYQMDVVLAVGLHRARTLAELAQLKHRAFTPHSWTNGIGVLANLHVSAGVGGGPYFEFPWDPPGWTPERRDFMLAEPVTINADGEVEVPPRPGLGVELDEEAVRRWRI; this is encoded by the coding sequence ATGAAGATCACCGCCATCACCCTCGACCGGCTGCGGCTCGACCTCGACCCGCCGCTGCGCGCCGCCTGGGATCCGGATCCGCGCCGGCACTTCGACGCCACCGTCGTGCGCGTGCACACCGACGAGGGCGTCACCGGCATCGGCTCCGGCGACACCATGGCCGGCTTCGACGCCGTCGAGCACCTGTTCCTCGGCGAGGACCCGCTGGACATCGTCCGGCACGTCAAGGCCATCGAGACGGCCAACTTCCACGGCGGGCGCTTCTGGCCGCTGGAAGCCGCGCTCTGGGACATCATCGGAAAGGTCGCGGGGCTGCCCGTGGCGGCGCTGTTCGGGAACTCCGCCCGTGCGCTGCCCGCGTACGCCTCTTCGGCGGAGCTGAAGCCGCCGCCGGAGCGCGTCGAAACCGCGTTGCACGCCCGTGAGATCGGGTTCCGGGCGATGAAGATCCGCATCGACCGCGACCGCGTCGACGACGGGGCGGCCGCCGTCGCCGCGGTGCGGGACGCGCTCGGCCCGGACTTCGGGATCATGGTCGACCTCAACCAGTCCTGGCGGATGGCCGGCGACACGAGCGCCGCGTCCGACCTGGCGAAGACGCGGAAACTGGTGCGGCGGCTCGCCGAGCTGGACGTGCTCTGGGTCGAGGAACCGTTGCCCTACCACGATCTGGCCGGCTTCAAGACCCTCCGCGCGGAGAACCCGGGCGTGCGGATCGCCGCGGGCGAAATGCACCACTCCGTCCCCGAACTGCTGCGGTACCTGGAAGAGGACGTCCTGGACGTCTACCAGATGGACGTCGTGCTCGCGGTCGGCCTGCACCGGGCGCGCACGCTGGCCGAGCTGGCCCAGCTCAAGCACCGCGCGTTCACCCCGCACAGCTGGACCAACGGCATCGGCGTGCTGGCCAACCTGCACGTCTCGGCCGGCGTCGGCGGCGGGCCGTACTTCGAGTTCCCCTGGGACCCACCGGGGTGGACACCGGAACGCCGCGACTTCATGCTGGCCGAACCGGTGACGATCAACGCCGACGGCGAGGTCGAGGTGCCGCCCCGGCCCGGGCTCGGCGTCGAACTGGACGAAGAGGCGGTGCGACGGTGGCGGATCTGA